Within Vicia villosa cultivar HV-30 ecotype Madison, WI linkage group LG1, Vvil1.0, whole genome shotgun sequence, the genomic segment ttcgtactctgcgacattgttggtgcaatcaaagcatattctagctgtgaaaggaaTGTGAGTTTGatgaggagaagtcaaaactgccccaataccatggcccatagcgtttgatgcaccatcgaacgtgagagtccatcgctctcctggctcgggtccttcattatcatctagtttcatgatatcctcatcaggaaagtcaaacttcattgactgatattcTTCCAATggttgatgagcaagatgatccgcaaggacacttcctttgatggccttctgtgtgacatactggatatcatattctgataaaagcatttgccaccgggctagtcttcctgtgagggccggtttttcaaagatgtactttatcgggtccattttggagatcaatagggtggtgtgagtcaacatatactgcctcagtcggcgagcagcccataccaaagcacagcaagttttctcgagcagtgagtagcgggattcacaatcggtaaactttttgctcaggtaataaatggcgcactcttttcgaccagactcgtcatgttggcccagcacacaccccatagatccttcaagcacagttaagtacataagaagtggcctcccaggaaccggaggcatgagaattggtggctcttggagatactgcttgatcttttcgaaggcttcctgacaatggtcatcccaacggatatcttgatttttgcgcagcaacttaaagatgggttcacaagtatcAGTGaggtgagaaatgaacctggctatgtaattcaacctcccaaggaaccctcggacctctttttcactctttggtgctggcatattctgtattgctcttactttatcagggtcgacctcaatccctcgttggctcacaatgaaaccAAGTAATTTACCAGATCGCaccccaaaagtgcacttgtttggattaagcctcaacttgaatttacgcaaccgagcaaacagtttctcaagatatactaagtgttcctcctcagtttgggattttgcaatcatatcatcgacgtacacctcaatctctttatggatcatatcatggaaaagggttaccatagctcgttgatatgttgcaccagcgttcttaagaccaaaaggcatcaccttataacaatacgtaccccacggagtggtaaaagtagtcttggtcatatcttcaggagccatctttatttgattatagccagaaaaaccatccatgaaggagaacaccgaatactgagcagtgttgtcgactagcacatcaatatgaggcagagggaaatcatccttcggacttgccctattcaaatctcggtagtcaacacacatgcgtacctttccgtccttcttaggaacgggtactatgtttgcaatccaaggaggatattcacacacagataagaaaccagccttcaactgtttttcaacttcttccttgattttcaaagccatatcaggtcgagttcttcgtggtttctgttttaccggcggacattctggtttgagaggtagcctgtgcataactatatccgtgtctaaaccaggcatgtcttcatatgaccaggcgaagatatcaacatactctcgaagcaactcaatcaaccttctttttacatcactttccaaagcggcacctatcttgacttctctctttgcttcttctgaaccgaggttgatgatttctatggcttcttgatgcggctgaatagatttctcctcttgtctcaaaagtcttgccaattcttcagggacttcacaatcttccccattatcctcatcagcttggtcaattggattctcaaggatattaagacgtggaactgtaacattatcatttttgatgggattcgagccggatctgcacgatggatgatttatgccttagaatgccacacataaaaaggaaaaaaggaaaaagctttgccattttttgaaaaagtttttaaagtaaaaacaaaaatgaaagaaatggaacagtaattgcatgcgaagatatgattttcattcaatattaaacaaattgaaacacatggggggcccttctttatacaagaggtcaaaaatgcttagggcgaagcatatgacttattgaaacaagaaaattacatcttcATAAAAGTGACtttggggatgtccaagatagtccaattgttgagttcctgtccaggcgcagtattgcaaatgaatctggagagatcttcttcatcatcatcatccacggcgagaacctgacttccagaactggtgcttgcactgacgaacacttgagagatggggggaatcaccttctttccagaaGTTATGCTGGgctgagtagaggaagatggctgatacccaaggccatacttgtctcgcttctcatgaacatcaatcagcttgccccaggcactatggggagtaccagcttctaagaaagccttagcatcatttaaagacgagaggggcgctccgagttccttcttattctcgatCACAGGGAGCTTGTCaactgacacaatctctaaggcttgaaaaggtgtctcttgtatctctccctccacttcaacataacggtatgatgccagattattgactatcaaatcctcttcaccagtgatcacaacaatcttgtcattcacaacaaacttcaaacactggtggagagtagatgtcacagctccagcagcatgaatccaaggacgacccaagaggcaagtgtatgaagggtttatatccataacgtagaaggcaatgtagaacatgtgaggaccaatcaaaACAGGTagatcaatttctccttctacggaccttctagaaccatcaaatgctctgacactcatagtgcatggtctcatcataatcccatccatactcagcttaaacaaagtggccttgggcatcacattaagagaagaacctgtatcaatcagaactcgagacaacacagcatccagacacttgacggagatatgcaatgctttgttgtgtgctctaccctcaggtggaagttcatcatcagaaaaacccaagcaattaccagcagcaatgttggtcacaaccccttcaaactgaggcacggtaatgtcttgagtcacgtgagcggaagccagaactttcatcagagcatctcgatgagcttcagaatgtaccaagagagacaagatggagatcttggcttgggtctgatcaagttggtcaatcactttgtaatcacttttcttaatgattctcaagagttgctcggcatcttgtgcattacgtgtcacaggaggatcaacagcaacttgctttccttttgcttgtgtactagcctctttattggtctctttaggaagcggaggaggggcggcaaagatccgaccactacgggtaatgccactggtgccagtaatattagtgatgctcgaattacccactggaggacaatcatatttcttccctcgaatatacacggcattataactccaaggaacagccttagaatcattcacaggagagggaacaatagacgaggttgaaggagtcgaaggaacatttggaacctgaataaccaatggAGTCCTCGGAGCTTGAAcgaccaaaggagtactcggagcatgaatgaccaaagaagtgccctgagtctttgatatctcagcagggtagtaagggatctctaaagtAGCCACATTTTCGACAGGAacaaccctttccactctaagaacaccttcatccattagtttctggatttccTCTCTCAACCTAATGCATTCctcaggattagaagaacattgcaaacagtagtcatgtagttcacacagaaccttttgttgcataagatactctctgacaactgctagcggcatcctaacctcattaacatcattaaCTAGGATCCGAtcctcacataactcaatagcattggtcgtaccagcatgaggaggcataggattattctgcacattaggaccagtaggagcgaacgagataagcttgtcatcaaggagatcctgaaccttcaatttgaatgctctacacttttcaatagtgtggcctggagcccctgaatgaaattcacatcgagcattaacatcataaccgggagggagaggactaggtggaggtccaagttcacggagttgtaccaattgaccagcaagcaactgagggagaagctgagcatatgacatcggaaccggatcgatacgcctatcttggaatcttgttctttgcgggcccctttgaccttgaggcctagggttctgttgacgattctgaggagcagcagcttgttgttgtggtacgaaaggctgttggggtgccatccatggttgtggaagagcagcagcatatgcctgagggacatatggaccaggaacagcataaggcatcggataataaggaggcggaacagcagaatatgcaggagctcggctttggtcaacagaagcggtgctagtctcaccttccttcttcttcacaaacccagaatacggcttcttaccattaccacttgagttgctaggattagtaactccttgaatggtaccagctttgacacagttctcaaccctctcaccaatgatgaccacatccgaaaaggaaggagaagtattactaaccatgtgctgaagatacggccctttcagagtccccataaacagatcaatcaactcgcggtccaaaagaggaggttggacacgggacgcaagttcacgccacctctgggcgtattctttaaaagactcctcagatttctgtgacatattttgtagctgggcacggctgggagccatagcagtattgtagtggtattgtttcaagaaggcatcgacaagttgtccccaagtactgacattagacctctcaagtttcatataccattccaacggggctccagtgagactatcctgaaagaaatgcatcaaCAGAGGCTCGTTCTCAGCATGAgcagccatcttacggcagtaggaacgaatgtgagtctctggacaGGTGACTCCCCTGTATTTATCGAAATCTGGcactttgaacttcgggggaataacaatcccaggtaccaagcacatagcagcagtgtcgaaactcgaagttttagcaacctcaacagctttaaggcgttcttcgagagcttggtacatcttagcagtctcggtcaactcagcagtaagatcatgttcaagatcaataacctcatggtggtcgtccactactttcagtgtctcattaataggagtctctttagttttcacccctccgtcagcagaattggcaggagtatctttgaccaaactagcgacgctctttctgagttcatcctgtccttgaacgacggcatggagagtctccataagttgggccattctttcccccataacatccatatccctacggagggcagcttgattctgttcaaattgttccatgattctctcgttgctcctggtgcggtaaggatgtaagaaagtcagcttcgtcgtcgggaaagaaatctgttgtggaaaggaccccaattagtttcttgtgcaataacctgaaaaatgcaatgtgataatgtgaatgtatgagtgcatgtgtgcatatgatgtgtTGTGTCATTTTCAGGGTATCCAAAGTAAGATTGATAGTCAAGAACAAATAGCAACGTGACGAGAGAGATATCAAGTGGAAACGGAAAgcaattcatttcattcataataGCCCCCTAAGGCGAGTGGGTTCAAACACAAATAACAATGTTCAAATACAAAGAGCAAtagagaccccatccaacaagtctggtggtgatcTACAAACAAAATTCAATTATCAATTCATCTCAATGTAGAACAAAGGCCCTCCTTGTCTGAAATGGGCATCACTCCACTTCTTTGTTTCGTCAAATAGCTTCTTAGTCGCCTCCCGATCTCTTCCTTTGACAAGGCTTTGGATCACTTCATCCTTTCGGAATAACTGTGTGTCTAGATTCTTGCAGCAATCCCTAAGTTCGTCACACCCTTTGCATTCTGGGATATAGGTCTTCTCAAGTGCATTTGCTTCACTCATCATTTGGTCTCTGagcttgacattctcttcagctagtcgggcggtgcggaggtgacttcctttcagttggGTCTCAAGGGCTATTCTCTgagtggtctcttcttccagtttcttcttCATGGTCCTCAACTCATACTTGGTTTCTTTCTCCAGTCGGAGCTTGTGGGCTTTCAGGTCTTCTTGATACTCTCGTCTGAGcttctctttttcttcctttatAGCCTTTTCTGTAACCTTTTGAGGGTCTTCAGTAGGAGCAACAACAGCTTTCCCGTCCTTTTCAGTTCTAACTCTCTTCCTGGCTTGAGAAGACTCCCCTTTGAGAGTTTTAAGTTCACGGGCCAGTTCATTCTTTGTCTGTTTAAGGAAATAGCGCTTCAAATCCATATCCCTATCTTTCTCTTTCAGTCTCAAATTGGCGACGCGGACCTGGTCAAAACGTTCTCTTGATACCATAGTTTCTGATATCTTCGGAGGTTGTGCATACAAGAGAGGAACTTCCGGGAATGGTAACAAAAGTGTCTTGACTCTCTTCTTAACCCAATCGGTATAGGGTTCCATAGCAATGGCATTCTTGGCTCCCAGAGTGGATCTCTCACCTATATGAATGTTATTCCAGGCCTTCCTGATTTCCTCAAGCGCTATAGGGTCAGCTCCCTTCTCAAAGTATACGGATTGGTAAATCTCCCTATCCGAAGGCCCACTCTTCATGGTATAGCCCAACTGACGAAGAGCTAGAACTGGGTTGTAGTTAATACATCCTCTTGTCCCAATGAGCGGGACGTTACCAAAGTTTCCGCACCTGATAATGACTTCAGATATGCCTGTTCGGAATTGATACCATACGATGTCGTTTGCAGTAAGTCCCATGATTCTCTGAGACCATTTCTGAGTAGAGGTAACAAACGGACCACTAGCAGGCAAGTGAGATTTGAACCATTTATATAACAGCGGCAAGCAACCTCGAATAGCCCCCCTTTTACCATGCCGAGAGTGAATAGAATAATACGTGTCAGCCAATAGGGTGGGTATTGGATTCTTGTCCATAAAAAGACATATAGCAGCCAAGTCCACGAACTTGTGAATGTTGGGAAACATCACAATTCCGTAGATTAGAGCGGCCAAAATAGCATTGAAAGCCTCCCATATCCCTTTGTCGGCAAATTCTTGAGCTTTTTCAACCAGGAAACTCATGTAGAAGCCATGTGTATCACCCTTCTCCTTCCAGTTATCATGAACATCTCccaagctcaaataaagagcgttggcaatgtAATCCAACCTAGGTTTCTCTGGGACACAAACAAAAGGCActctgtgttgaatcttgatgttgAGGAGGCAAGAGTACTCTTCGAGAGTGGGAGCCAGCTGATAATCTGAAAATGTGAAACAACGGATATCTGGGTCgtagaactgaagaagagtagatAAGGCCCATTCGTCGACACGCGAGTACAGAAGAGATAATATGTTGCCATAGTTGTCACTGAACACTGTTTCATTATGGCCAGTGACCAATTCACCCAATTGCCCCAACTGAACCATACCCTCACGATGGAAAGTATAAGTGTGTGTGCGCCTTGTAGCCCCTTGATTGACGGTCACGTTGTTATCCATTCTTGACAGAGATTGATATTTTCTGGATACCCTGAAAAAAATGACATGCAAATGAGAAttaacttttttcttttctttcttttctttcttttctttttctctttttttttctctttttttttttttgaaatgtaaacatgctatgatgaaaatgatgcagaTTGGGTCCCCACGACATAGAGGGACTAAGGCAATAATTCTGAGCAAGAAGATATcataggatcaaaggtccggcatagatCAGAGAGCCAGAAGAACCATAATCACCAATAGAACCAAATAGTCAACAACCAGAACCAactagtcaccaacagaaccaaatagtcaccaacagaaccaaatagtcaccaacggtacctgtcatgtatatccctccccactcacgggtgtagtctaggtcagggtaggtcaaaatggcaaccagcgttatcagtcctcctgaggcaccaatgttgttgcatctacatgccaacaatgataccccatttggacctcgactgggcgtgggtctcatgatcgcactagacaagacctgacatctcatcggcgtcatgactatccactctatcctaggtatcctatgtgtcactctggcctgggtattgggccttttacctcatagaaacaatcccacccaacctgcaaaacagaacagaagaccccaaggaacacagaatataatccatatgcatgatgtgcaaacagaaataaacatgatatgcaagcagaaaaaataaacatgcaaacatatatacaaggtatagacatgaaaacaaataaacacccagtaaataaacaaacaaacgcaggctaggatcgactcgctatggatggaccagcaacaggtctagcaacatccccagcagagtcgccagctgtcgcacgctcgcgaaaaatgaacagagtcgccaccaatatatttatcccataagggaaaggaataccggaTAACCTACagaggaaggaacagggtcttgcgaccagagaatctaggtacgggagtcggttgcgcaaggggaaggtactagcacccctcgcgcccatcgtactcgatggtatccacctatgtttgcttctatctaatgggtgtctaactatgtctatgtctaaatgcgaaatgaatgcaaaatgtagggaaaataaagaattgtactcgcacgggccctaccccgctgcctacgtatccttttcaggaatcagagttaccgtagctcggctaaagattttctgtttgtttttgtgttttttagttgggcggcgttaacgctcacgctcttgcacaaggggacagcctaggatgcaatggagcggagataacttgcccttagaaagaaaaagaggttggtttgtatcttttaagggtaattccatgatgacgagaacccactacaaggtctcgcatcacttcctcactttgattagctctgagcctttattaggttttttgaagtgtttttggttggtgtgttttatggggattttaatttgtgacttagatcataccaaaagagtttttttgtttgtttttgaatatttagagaacgcacatcgaggcctacgccacaatcgtttctctaaataacggttaagaaatacaccgaggcttcacacctcaatcatttcttctccgttaagtaaaagagatacaaaaagagttttttatgaatatttagagaatgcacatcgaggcctacgccacaatcgtttctctaaataacggttaagaaatacaccgaggcttcacacctcaatcatttcttctccgttaagtaggaaagaacatacatcgaggcctacgcctcaatcatttctttcctaccatgaaataaagcaacggtatgatcttcatcgatttttattaagtattttacagttgaaaagaaaaagaaaatgataagggaactattcctaaattctagtctaggttgtctatacaaggggattaaaatgataaactatacaattattaacaaaaactatacatggaataggtaaaggaaaatcaatatgcgacaaataaaattgagaattatggcaaacaaatgatactcacaagcacacatacatccattaattctatacaaaaaatcgagactaaaaattaaatcctaagtctattagagaattatttacaaagaagtgtcgatacaaagaaaattcaaatattgtgaagaaaaaagatctattaaaaggattaaaacaattaagaaaaattagCAAAAATCGTGACAATTATCTAATCAACCTACAATatctaaaaacaaattttatgcattttttacttGAATCAAAAATTGGAATTATGAGTTAAAAAAGCAAAAGTTGTTATTAAAATCTAACTGCAGGGGGTGTAAAAGCAGtattcaaatgaactaaaatgTGTTAAGAGGCAGGAATTGGGCCCGAAACTGGGGGTGGAAAAGGCAGGGACGCTCAGGCCCCAAATTCACTACGCTACATGTGTGTTAGCAAAACAAGGGTGCAATCCAGGAAAACTCCAGGCCCAATTGCGTATGGCCCAATGCTCACTTCCATTTCCCTTTATTATGCcacttttatttctttattttccaGCATTTATCTCATGTGATTCATATGTGATTAAATGTAACATGAAAAAGAGTGAACATTATGTCAATTGGGTCAGGTCACTTAACTCACTACATGACAAAACTGATGTCTAAGCCAATCGCCACGTTACACTTCATCACCCAATCACATGAATATGGACAAAACTGCAATTAACTGGGAACCAGAATCCAATTAGGGCGTGCCACGTAAGCAAAGAGGGTTGAAAACGTGAACAACAAAATAGATGCCGGAGAGCCACCTCCGATCATCTTCTCCGATCAACCCCGCCGGAACCATACTGCGATTCGCCCAGAAATAAGGGAACGACACACTACTCCCTTCGGATTTTCGTGCTGCGCACGAATCTGGCTTTAGATTTTATTAACTCTTTCTCTAACATCCAAACCGTGATCAAACCTAAAACCCTAACGTAAAGAACCTTCATCAACACTCACTCTAAGCATGCTAATGTGTTCATAATCACTTGTAGAACTCAAACAAACAGTTTAACATTCAGATAACAACatattcggagcaaatcgaaatcAACACTTAAGAATCCAATGCTATGCAAGGCAACAATCATCCATCTCACATAGTAGTATTAATATGCTCAGGGAGTTCGAAATACTTACTTGTTCAGATTCTTGGATTAAAAAACGAGGAGGAAGATCCACTCTTGTGTTGCTCTTGAATCCTGACTCTCGGTGAAATGATGATGGAAATGCTTTAAACTTCTGCGAATCACACTCAGGATCTTAAAGGATTTTATGCCGTTGCCTGAAACCACACTGTGATGATGATGGCACGAGCAGAATCATGATGATAGTGGTGGTGCTTGGAGCTAGATGAAGACGGAGATTGATTCAGAGATGATGAATACGTTGAGTTTGGAGATGATGAAGTCTTGGAAAATGGATGAAGGTTTGAAGGTGCTTAAGAgtttgttatggtgattgatgGTTAGAGGCGGAGGAGAGTGATGGTTGAAGGTTGGCGTGATGAAGAAGGGGAAGGTGGGAGGAGTGTGGTTATGGTGGTGGTTTTGGTTCTGTTAGAGTTTGTTACAACTTGTAACAAACTTTGAAGGTGACTTGATGAAgtagcgagagagagagagagaggagagaagagTTGTGTTGTTTGAAActgtgaaaaaatgaaaaatggagTGCC encodes:
- the LOC131593337 gene encoding uncharacterized protein LOC131593337, whose translation is MDNNVTVNQGATRRTHTYTFHREGMVQLGQLGELVTGHNETVFSDNYGNILSLLYSRVDEWALSTLLQFYDPDIRCFTFSDYQLAPTLEEYSCLLNIKIQHRVPFVCVPEKPRLDYIANALYLSLGDVHDNWKEKGDTHGFYMSFLVEKAQEFADKGIWEAFNAILAALIYGIVMFPNIHKFVDLAAICLFMDKNPIPTLLADTYYSIHSRHGKRGAIRGCLPLLYKWFKSHLPASGPFVTSTQKWSQRIMGLTANDIVWYQFRTGISEVIIRCGNFGNVPLIGTRGCINYNPVLALRQLGYTMKSGPSDREIYQSVYFEKGADPIALEEIRKAWNNIHIGERSTLGAKNAIAMEPYTDWVKKRVKTLLLPFPEVPLLYAQPPKISETMVSRERFDQVRVANLRLKEKDRDMDLKRYFLKQTKNELARELKTLKGESSQARKRVRTEKDGKAVVAPTEDPQKVTEKAIKEEKEKLRREYQEDLKAHKLRLEKETKSPPDLLDGVSIALCI